From the Bacteroidia bacterium genome, one window contains:
- a CDS encoding DNA internalization-related competence protein ComEC/Rec2 yields the protein MLLSPRIIAGYPAVRFFAALALGIVFIHQQPVPSVLLLPPAAGVLFAAVLLWAAALRYLSLAPLRDLALGMLLIVSGMCLASTRLESLPRGMLEAADKRPKVAVAGVVLASPRSTPSGQSFRFRCDTLITDTGILSPGEAVMLYYTRSSLVAGDTLLPLRPGDRIRAEGKLRSPRPARNPWAFNARDMLLQEGMTATFGVSKGSDLSVTAYETPGFVQETLHGLRNWINEQLEILFADKHLALMRGLLLGDRGDIERDVLDDFRASGIMHILAVSGLHAGIIVTMVLIPLERLRFGIRGVLAIAAVWIFAGMTGFAPPVQRAAMMSSLFVVGRIVQRGNTTINSLAVAGTMILLIDPFALFGLSFQLSFGAVFGILLFQERIKRSVLKLLPKRWRKGAVETTVSLLALTASAQVCTVPLTLPLFGEFSIVGFAVNLVAVPLVFVVVCCGMLAAMLASLWPWIASMLSHTAAGCLDVILLVSKWSAEQPWAVLRAGTLPWWFLLVYASSVVWLAHREGRLRQKLALLLLCLLGILFLNNALRPPEKDVAVITFLDVGQGDATLVQLPGDVTILIDTGPSSQSSNSGTTVIVPYLRRLGIDTIDVMVLTHPDNDHIGGAAAVLEAVAVKQVLITCAWPERDEAQDLLRAIRKERALLRDAREGDVIELGGAARLYVLSPADSVACEAGNHTSIVAMLQYGRTRWLFTGDADVEAESRMLQRYDTLLRADVLKVGHHGSTTSTSQELVRVVRPRHAIICAGRLNHFKHPKYDVLKRLQDAGIRIHRTDIEGAVIFESDGRKIWKRRW from the coding sequence ATGCTTCTTTCGCCTCGCATCATTGCGGGATATCCCGCGGTAAGATTTTTCGCCGCGCTGGCGCTCGGCATAGTATTCATCCATCAACAGCCGGTACCCTCGGTGCTGCTGCTGCCGCCCGCGGCGGGTGTGCTCTTCGCCGCTGTGCTGCTCTGGGCCGCGGCGCTGCGCTACCTGTCCCTTGCGCCGCTGCGCGATCTCGCGCTCGGGATGCTGCTGATTGTGAGCGGTATGTGCCTTGCGTCCACACGCCTGGAATCACTGCCGCGCGGCATGCTCGAGGCGGCGGACAAACGCCCCAAGGTCGCTGTCGCCGGCGTGGTGCTTGCTTCGCCGCGGAGCACGCCGTCCGGTCAGTCCTTCCGTTTCCGCTGCGATACGTTGATAACGGATACCGGTATTCTGTCTCCCGGTGAGGCGGTCATGCTGTATTACACGCGGAGCAGCTTAGTCGCCGGCGATACGCTGCTGCCCCTGCGTCCCGGAGACCGCATACGAGCGGAAGGCAAGCTGCGGAGCCCGCGTCCGGCACGCAATCCGTGGGCCTTCAATGCGCGGGATATGCTGCTGCAGGAAGGGATGACAGCGACCTTTGGAGTATCGAAGGGCAGCGATCTTTCGGTGACGGCCTACGAAACTCCGGGGTTCGTACAGGAAACTCTGCACGGGCTTCGGAACTGGATCAACGAGCAGCTCGAAATTCTATTCGCCGACAAGCATCTGGCTCTGATGCGGGGCCTGCTGCTCGGGGACAGGGGCGACATCGAGCGCGATGTACTGGATGATTTCCGGGCGTCGGGCATTATGCACATTCTCGCCGTATCGGGACTGCACGCCGGCATCATCGTGACCATGGTGCTGATCCCGCTCGAGAGGCTGCGCTTCGGCATACGCGGAGTGCTCGCCATAGCGGCGGTGTGGATATTCGCCGGAATGACGGGCTTCGCGCCGCCAGTGCAGCGGGCCGCGATGATGAGCAGTCTCTTCGTCGTGGGCCGCATCGTGCAGCGGGGCAATACGACCATCAACTCCCTGGCGGTAGCCGGTACGATGATACTGCTCATAGATCCGTTCGCCTTGTTCGGGCTGAGCTTTCAGCTTTCGTTCGGTGCGGTGTTCGGGATTCTGTTGTTTCAGGAGCGCATAAAGCGGTCCGTGTTGAAACTGCTCCCGAAGCGCTGGAGAAAGGGCGCGGTCGAGACGACGGTTTCGCTGCTCGCACTCACGGCCTCGGCACAGGTGTGTACGGTGCCGCTCACGCTGCCGCTGTTCGGGGAGTTCAGTATTGTGGGTTTCGCGGTGAATCTCGTCGCCGTGCCTCTGGTCTTTGTGGTCGTCTGCTGCGGCATGCTCGCCGCCATGCTCGCCTCGCTATGGCCGTGGATCGCCTCGATGCTTTCGCACACGGCGGCCGGTTGCCTCGATGTGATTCTGCTCGTTTCAAAATGGAGCGCGGAGCAACCCTGGGCGGTGCTTCGCGCGGGGACGCTGCCATGGTGGTTTCTCCTCGTGTACGCCTCGTCCGTCGTCTGGCTTGCGCATCGGGAGGGCAGGCTGCGGCAGAAGCTCGCGCTGCTGCTTCTGTGTCTGCTCGGCATACTTTTCCTGAACAATGCGCTTCGCCCGCCTGAGAAGGACGTCGCCGTCATCACCTTTCTCGACGTCGGACAGGGAGACGCTACTCTTGTGCAACTCCCCGGCGATGTCACCATCCTCATCGACACCGGTCCCTCATCGCAATCGTCGAACAGCGGCACAACCGTCATCGTCCCGTATCTTCGGCGGCTCGGTATCGACACCATCGATGTGATGGTGCTCACGCATCCCGACAACGATCATATCGGCGGAGCCGCGGCGGTGCTGGAGGCCGTGGCGGTGAAACAGGTGCTGATCACCTGCGCCTGGCCGGAGCGCGACGAGGCGCAGGATTTGCTGCGAGCAATTCGCAAAGAGCGGGCGTTACTGCGGGACGCGCGCGAGGGCGATGTGATCGAGCTCGGCGGCGCAGCGCGGCTGTACGTACTCTCGCCAGCTGACAGCGTTGCCTGCGAGGCGGGGAATCACACTTCGATCGTCGCCATGCTGCAATACGGCCGGACACGGTGGCTGTTCACCGGCGACGCCGACGTCGAAGCGGAGAGCCGCATGCTTCAGCGCTACGACACCTTGCTTCGGGCGGACGTGCTCAAGGTCGGACATCACGGCAGCACCACGAGCAC